One part of the Vicugna pacos chromosome 20, VicPac4, whole genome shotgun sequence genome encodes these proteins:
- the RPS18 gene encoding small ribosomal subunit protein uS13, protein MSLVIPEKFQHILRVLNTNIDGRRKIAFAITAIKGVGRRYAHVVLRKADIDLTKRAGELTEDEVERVITIMQNPRQYKIPDWFLNRQKDVKDGKYSQVLANGLDNKLREDLERLKKIRAHRGLRHFWGLRVRGQHTKTTGRRGRTVGVSKKK, encoded by the exons ATG TCTCTAGTAATTCCTGAAAAGTTCCAGCACATTTTGCGAGTACTCAACACCAACATCGATGGGCGGCGGAAAATTGCTTTTGCCATCACTGCAATTAAG GGTGTGGGGCGAAGATATGCTCATGTGGTGTTGAGGAAAGCAGACATCGACCTTACCAAGAGGGCAGGAGAGCTCACTGAGGATGAG GTGGAACGTGTGATCACCATTATGCAGAATCCACGCCAGTACAAGATCCCAGACTGGTTCTTAAACAGGCAGAAGGACGTAAAGGATGGGAAGTACAGCCAG GTCCTGGCCAACGGTCTGGACAACAAGCTCCGTGAAGACCTGGAGCGGCTGAAGAAGATTCGCGCCCACAGGGGGCTGCGCCACTTTTGGGG ACTTCGTGTCCGAGGCCAGCACACCAAGACCACAGGCCGCCGAGGCCGCACTGTGGGTGTGtccaagaagaaataa
- the B3GALT4 gene encoding beta-1,3-galactosyltransferase 4 has translation MPLSLFRRLLLVALLLVIVWTLFGPSGIGEELLSLSLASLVPAPVSPGPPLALPRLLIPNEKLCSGPVAPPFLLILVCTAPENLNQRNAIRASWGGLREAQGLRVQTLFLLGEPSWRHPTGDSHGNDLARESAAQGDIMQAAFQDSYRNLTLKTLSGLNWADKHCPMARYVLKTDDDVYVNVPELVSELVRRGGHWEQQKRGMEPQKKAKVRDEKWEGGPTLGSHSVPLLYLGRVHWRVHPSRTPGGKHQISEEQWPPTWGPFPPYASGTGYVLSASAVQLILKVASRAPPLPLEDVFVGVSARRGGLTPTHSVKLAGATHYPLDRCCYGKFLLTSHGLDPMEMQKAWKLVDGSNGERTEPHCSWLQGALGILRCRVIAWLYS, from the coding sequence ATGCCCCTCAGTCTCTTCCGGCGCCTTCTCCTCGTCGCCCTGCTGTTGGTGATTGTCTGGACCCTATTTGGGCCCTCGGGCATCGGGGAAGAGCTGCTGAGCCTCTCGCTAGCCTCCCTGGTCCCTGCCCCTGTCTCGCCTGGGCcgcccctggccctgccccgccTCTTGATCCCCAACGAGAAGCTGTGTAGTGGTCCCGTTGCCCCTCCCTTCCTGCTAATCCTAGTGTGCACGGCCCCAGAGAACCTGAACCAGAGAAATGCCATTAGGGCCTCATGGGGCGGCCTACGCGAGGCCCAGGGGCTCAGGGTGCAGACTCTCTTTCTACTGGGGGAACCAAGCTGGCGCCATCCCACCGGGGACTCCCACGGGAACGACCTGGCACGGGAGTCAGCGGCCCAGGGGGACATCATGCAGGCGGCCTTCCAGGATTCCTACCGCAACCTCACCCTCAAGACCCTCAGTGGGCTCAACTGGGCGGACAAACACTGCCCCATGGCGCGCTACGTCCTCAAAACTGACGATGACGTGTATGTCAACGTCCCGGAACTAGTATCAGAGCTGGTCCGGCGAGGGGGCCATTGGGAGCAACAGAAGAGGGGCATGGAGCCCCAGAAAAAGGCTAAGGTTAGAGATGAAAAGTGGGAAGGAGGCCCCACCTTGGGGAGCCATTCAGTGCCTCTTTTGTATTTGGGCCGTGTGCACTGGCGGGTGCACCCCTCTCGGACACCAGGGGGCAAGCACCAGATATCAGAGGAGCAGTGGCCTCCCACCTGGGGCCCCTTTCCCCCCTATGCCTCAGGCACAGGTTATGTGCTATCAGCTTCCGCCGTGCAGCTCATCCTGAAGGTGGCCAGCCGGGCACCCCCTCTGCCTCTGGAGGATGTCTTTGTGGGAGTAAGTGCCCGACGAGGAGGCCTCACCCCAACCCACTCTGTCAAGCTGGCTGGTGCGACCCACTACCCTCTGGACCGGTGCTGCTATGGGAAATTCCTGCTGACATCCCACGGGTTGGATCCCATGGAGATGCAGAAAGCCTGGAAGCTGGTGGATGGCTCTAATGGTGAAAGAACTGAACCCCACTGCTCCTGGCTCCAAGGAGCACTAGGCATCCTGCGGTGTCGGGTAATAGCCTGGCTTTACAGCTGA